Proteins co-encoded in one Spirosoma endbachense genomic window:
- a CDS encoding SusC/RagA family TonB-linked outer membrane protein gives MTIWIQMQHRLLKIMRVSFYLFFVVTAFATIARAHDTYGQELLNRRVSLQLSNLTVEQAINRIGKEADVKFMYNPRIFNQQRISILSFSNEKLSAVLDAVLGPAAIAYEVGGATIILKRVTNSPQASSDGRALSSPNVEKLVPPITVTGRVLDEKGAGLPGATVLLKGTSNIGTATDAEGRFSLNVPDGSGTLVISSISYTTQEVAINNRSTLPDIQLASDVKSLSEVVVVGYGTQRKKDLTGAVAVVNVSELQQQPTSQITNQLQGRASGVTVLGSGQPGEAPQVRIRGLNTFGNNQPLYVVDGVPTQNINDINPNDVASMQVLKDAGSASIYGSRAANGVIIITTRRGTGKVKVQYDAYYGVQVPKSGNVWDLLNPQETAQLKFNALRNANPNTPINDPLYGSGTTPVLPDYIAPQGVKEGDPSVDPSLYNVNPTYNDAAQYNAFNRITRANKAGTDWFHEIFKSAPIMSHNLAVSGGGPQGNYLFSFNYFNQQGTLINTYLKRYTIRSNSQYNIRENIRVGENLAFSVSDNPRINALTEGSAIGMAFREQPIIPVYDIMGNYAGGYGQGLGNANNPVAVQQRTANNRGLSNRLFGNMYAEIDFLKDFTARTSFGGELFMGNYHSFTYPTYENQENTTTNSYTENTFNGSNWTWTNTVQYQHNFNNTHDLKVLVGTEAYQNQGRNVGGTTQSYFSFDPNFTNLSTGSGTPTNYSNRYADALFSLIGRVDYSLKDKYLFGATIRRDGSSRFLNNQYGWFPAVSAGWRISQESFMGGLTWLNDLKIRGGYGVMGNQLNVDPANAYTTYGGDRTSSYYSINGSNSANTLGFQRTRIGNPDAKWEKNINANIGFDASLWKGKLDLTVDYYHKEVRDLLYTLELAGTAGLGTAPAVNVAKMRNQGLDIAASSNFNITNDLKLNATLTFTTYNNKIVSLAEGIDYFDQEGRRFNGSYIVRNAVGHSIGQFFGYKTAGFWNSQEEINTANAQAQQKTGNPGAVYQSDVAVGRFRYADINGDGQITDADRTYLGNPNPKFSYGLNLGATYKKFDFSIFFYGTQGNDIWNNVRWWTDFNANFQGAKSRTALYDSWTPENHNAKAPIQETVGSFSSANIPNSYFVENGSYLRAKNAQLGYTLPANTLKKLGIERLRVYVQSANLFTITKYSGLDPEIGTTANTNNSSGGSLNQSFSNTTSFGIDEGVYPNQRQFLFGLNVTF, from the coding sequence ATGACAATTTGGATACAAATGCAGCACAGGCTGCTCAAAATTATGCGAGTCAGTTTTTACCTGTTTTTCGTAGTGACAGCGTTCGCTACGATAGCACGGGCGCATGACACGTATGGTCAGGAATTACTTAATCGGCGTGTGAGCCTTCAGCTCTCCAACCTGACCGTTGAACAGGCAATCAACCGCATTGGTAAAGAAGCGGATGTGAAGTTCATGTATAACCCGCGAATCTTCAATCAGCAACGGATCAGTATACTCTCGTTTTCCAACGAAAAGCTATCGGCTGTACTCGATGCCGTTCTAGGGCCCGCTGCCATTGCCTATGAAGTAGGAGGAGCGACAATTATTCTGAAACGGGTAACCAATTCCCCTCAGGCGTCATCAGATGGACGCGCGCTTTCCAGCCCAAACGTCGAAAAACTCGTTCCGCCCATTACCGTCACGGGCCGGGTTCTCGATGAAAAGGGCGCAGGTTTGCCGGGTGCAACGGTGCTGCTGAAAGGAACAAGCAACATCGGCACAGCAACCGACGCCGAAGGACGGTTCTCCCTGAACGTACCCGACGGTAGCGGAACGCTGGTCATTTCATCGATCAGCTACACAACCCAGGAAGTTGCGATCAATAATCGGTCAACTTTGCCCGACATTCAACTGGCGTCGGATGTAAAGTCACTGAGTGAAGTGGTCGTTGTAGGGTATGGCACCCAGCGTAAGAAAGACCTGACGGGCGCCGTTGCGGTTGTGAACGTGTCTGAGCTCCAGCAACAACCTACCTCTCAGATTACCAATCAGTTGCAGGGCCGGGCTTCTGGGGTTACCGTATTGGGTTCTGGTCAGCCGGGCGAAGCGCCACAGGTTCGCATCCGGGGCCTGAACACGTTCGGAAATAACCAGCCGCTTTATGTTGTCGATGGCGTACCGACGCAAAACATCAACGACATCAACCCCAACGACGTTGCCTCGATGCAGGTACTGAAAGATGCCGGTTCGGCGTCAATTTACGGGTCGCGGGCAGCCAACGGGGTTATTATCATCACGACCCGGCGCGGAACGGGTAAGGTAAAAGTGCAATATGATGCCTATTATGGGGTACAGGTTCCTAAAAGTGGCAACGTATGGGATCTTTTGAATCCGCAGGAAACGGCCCAGCTAAAGTTTAATGCCTTACGAAATGCCAACCCAAATACGCCGATCAATGATCCGCTGTATGGCAGTGGAACCACGCCTGTATTGCCCGATTACATTGCCCCGCAGGGAGTTAAAGAAGGAGATCCTTCCGTTGACCCGTCGCTCTACAATGTAAACCCAACCTATAACGACGCAGCTCAGTATAATGCCTTCAACCGGATTACACGAGCGAATAAAGCCGGGACGGACTGGTTCCACGAGATTTTCAAGTCAGCCCCGATTATGAGTCACAATCTGGCCGTTAGCGGTGGTGGTCCACAGGGGAACTACCTGTTTTCCTTCAACTACTTCAATCAACAGGGAACGCTGATCAACACCTATCTGAAGCGATACACGATCCGTTCAAACAGCCAGTATAACATCCGGGAGAACATTCGTGTGGGCGAAAACCTGGCTTTTTCGGTCTCCGATAACCCTCGTATCAATGCGCTTACAGAAGGAAGTGCCATTGGGATGGCTTTTCGTGAGCAGCCTATTATCCCAGTCTACGATATCATGGGAAATTATGCGGGTGGTTATGGTCAGGGATTGGGCAATGCCAACAACCCGGTTGCGGTTCAACAGCGAACCGCCAACAACCGGGGCTTAAGCAACCGGCTTTTCGGTAATATGTATGCGGAGATTGACTTCCTGAAAGATTTCACCGCCCGCACCAGCTTTGGTGGCGAGTTGTTCATGGGGAATTACCACTCCTTCACCTACCCTACCTACGAGAACCAGGAGAATACAACGACCAATTCGTATACAGAAAATACGTTTAACGGGTCGAACTGGACCTGGACCAATACGGTGCAATACCAGCATAACTTCAACAACACACACGATCTGAAAGTACTGGTCGGTACGGAAGCGTACCAGAATCAGGGGCGCAACGTAGGCGGAACAACGCAGAGTTATTTTTCCTTCGACCCGAACTTTACCAATCTCTCAACAGGTTCGGGTACACCAACGAACTACAGCAACCGCTATGCTGATGCCTTGTTCTCGTTGATTGGCCGGGTCGATTATTCCTTAAAGGACAAATACCTGTTTGGAGCTACCATTCGTCGCGATGGATCTTCCCGCTTTCTGAACAATCAATATGGCTGGTTTCCGGCGGTGAGCGCGGGCTGGCGGATTTCACAGGAAAGTTTCATGGGTGGACTGACCTGGCTGAATGATTTGAAAATTCGGGGGGGCTACGGCGTAATGGGTAACCAGTTGAACGTCGACCCGGCCAATGCGTACACAACATATGGTGGCGATCGTACATCTTCTTACTATTCCATCAACGGCTCCAATTCGGCCAACACACTGGGTTTCCAGCGGACACGCATTGGCAATCCTGACGCGAAGTGGGAAAAGAACATCAATGCCAATATTGGTTTTGACGCCAGCCTGTGGAAAGGCAAGCTCGACCTGACCGTCGACTACTACCACAAAGAAGTTCGCGACCTGTTGTATACGCTCGAACTGGCCGGTACGGCTGGCTTAGGAACCGCGCCTGCCGTTAACGTCGCTAAAATGCGAAATCAGGGCCTCGATATTGCCGCATCCAGCAACTTTAACATCACAAACGATCTGAAACTGAACGCGACACTGACGTTTACCACCTACAATAACAAGATCGTTTCGCTGGCCGAAGGGATCGACTATTTCGATCAGGAAGGTCGTCGGTTCAATGGTAGCTACATTGTTCGGAATGCGGTTGGCCATTCAATTGGTCAGTTCTTCGGGTATAAGACCGCAGGATTCTGGAATTCACAGGAAGAAATCAATACAGCCAACGCTCAGGCTCAGCAAAAGACCGGAAACCCCGGAGCTGTTTACCAAAGTGATGTGGCGGTTGGTCGTTTCCGTTATGCCGACATTAACGGTGACGGGCAGATTACCGATGCCGACCGGACCTATCTGGGGAATCCGAATCCGAAGTTCAGCTACGGCCTGAACCTGGGAGCCACCTACAAGAAGTTTGACTTTAGCATCTTCTTCTACGGAACGCAGGGCAACGATATCTGGAACAACGTACGCTGGTGGACCGACTTCAACGCAAACTTCCAGGGCGCGAAGAGCAGAACCGCGTTGTATGATTCCTGGACTCCAGAAAATCATAACGCTAAAGCACCTATTCAGGAAACGGTTGGCTCATTTAGCTCCGCGAACATCCCCAACTCCTATTTCGTCGAGAACGGGTCTTATCTCCGCGCTAAGAACGCACAGCTTGGCTATACGTTGCCAGCCAATACACTCAAGAAACTGGGTATCGAGCGTCTGCGGGTCTATGTGCAGTCGGCGAACCTGTTCACGATCACGAAATACTCAGGTCTGGACCCGGAAATTGGTACGACAGCCAATACCAACAACAGTTCAGGTGGTAGCTTAAATCAGTCTTTCTCGAACACCACGTCATTTGGTATCGACGAAGGGGTTTACCCCAACCAGCGGCAGTTCCTGTTTGGCCTGAATGTGACGTTCTAA
- a CDS encoding RagB/SusD family nutrient uptake outer membrane protein, with amino-acid sequence MKIPQYIAILAVTAVGLTFDSCQKSLEIPAQGALSDQTLATRSGVDALLTGAYAALDGQQYVNSSAQNLSGSDAWQASPSNWTYGSIAGGEAHKGSDGSDQPAVDAIAKFTADASNGFFNGKWRTVYEGVNRTNSTLRLLAQAKDVTDADRASFSAQARFLRGHYYFELKKMWNNVPWIDETVETAAANAQANTEDIWPKIEADFKYAMDNLPATQSDVGRVNKWAAATYLAKAYLYEHKFAEAKALFDQVISSGVTSNGLKYALVTKYHDNFDAATENNSESVFAIQMVANDGTGTIANANQGDMLNFPYGNSPFRCCGFFQPSQDLANSYRTDATGLPYVDEYNSHPVKNDQGVASNQPFTPDAGTLDPRIDWTIGRRGIPYLDWGNHPGADWIRSPGQTYAGPYSPKKNIYMQATQDQYADNHSWAPGTAINLNVIRFADVLLMAAETEAQLGNFEQAQTYVNLVRARAANPVNFVYKYANDAAPLSGYSTTPAANYKIAVYPAGKFAGLGKDGALKAIYFERKLELATEGHRFFDLVRWGTAETTLNAFFTYESTVTTDIRGGHFTAGKNDYYPIPQRQIDLSTSSGKSSLTQNPGYN; translated from the coding sequence ATGAAAATACCACAATATATAGCAATCCTGGCAGTCACGGCCGTCGGATTGACATTTGACTCCTGCCAGAAAAGTCTCGAAATACCGGCTCAGGGCGCCTTGAGTGACCAGACGTTAGCTACCCGCAGTGGCGTTGATGCCCTACTGACCGGTGCCTACGCAGCATTGGATGGTCAGCAATATGTCAACTCTTCCGCTCAAAACCTGAGCGGCTCCGATGCCTGGCAAGCCTCACCCAGCAACTGGACCTACGGCAGCATTGCCGGTGGCGAAGCACATAAAGGGAGTGATGGTAGTGACCAGCCAGCCGTTGATGCCATTGCCAAGTTCACCGCTGACGCCAGCAATGGGTTCTTTAATGGAAAATGGCGTACTGTTTACGAGGGCGTTAACCGCACGAACTCGACCTTGCGTTTGCTTGCTCAGGCAAAGGATGTTACCGATGCCGACCGAGCCAGTTTTTCGGCCCAGGCCCGTTTCCTGCGGGGCCACTATTACTTCGAATTGAAGAAGATGTGGAATAACGTGCCCTGGATTGATGAAACAGTCGAAACAGCCGCAGCCAACGCTCAGGCGAATACAGAGGACATATGGCCGAAAATTGAGGCTGATTTTAAGTATGCGATGGACAATCTGCCCGCTACGCAGTCGGATGTAGGTCGGGTCAACAAATGGGCCGCGGCAACCTATCTCGCAAAAGCTTATCTGTACGAGCATAAATTCGCAGAAGCCAAGGCGCTATTCGATCAGGTCATTAGCTCAGGCGTTACCAGCAATGGTCTGAAATATGCGCTGGTGACTAAGTATCACGATAATTTCGATGCGGCTACGGAAAATAATTCAGAATCGGTATTCGCCATTCAAATGGTAGCCAACGACGGAACGGGCACAATCGCCAATGCCAATCAGGGCGATATGCTAAACTTCCCATACGGAAACAGCCCGTTCCGCTGCTGCGGTTTCTTCCAGCCATCGCAGGATTTAGCCAACTCATACCGGACCGATGCGACCGGGCTACCGTATGTGGATGAGTACAACAGTCATCCCGTAAAGAACGATCAGGGCGTTGCTTCGAATCAGCCATTTACGCCAGATGCCGGTACATTAGACCCCCGGATCGACTGGACCATTGGCCGTCGGGGCATTCCGTATCTGGATTGGGGTAACCATCCAGGTGCCGACTGGATTCGGAGCCCAGGCCAGACTTACGCGGGCCCTTATTCCCCAAAGAAAAATATTTACATGCAGGCAACACAGGATCAGTATGCGGATAACCATTCGTGGGCGCCCGGAACGGCCATTAACCTGAATGTAATCCGTTTCGCCGATGTACTGCTCATGGCGGCTGAAACGGAAGCGCAGTTAGGCAATTTCGAGCAGGCTCAAACCTATGTCAATCTGGTGCGCGCTCGGGCGGCTAATCCGGTCAACTTCGTGTATAAGTATGCCAACGATGCGGCCCCGCTTTCGGGCTATTCAACGACTCCTGCGGCCAATTACAAGATTGCGGTTTATCCGGCGGGTAAATTCGCGGGGTTGGGCAAAGACGGTGCTTTGAAAGCCATTTACTTTGAGCGCAAACTGGAGCTAGCCACAGAAGGGCATCGGTTCTTCGATCTTGTTCGCTGGGGAACCGCCGAAACAACCCTGAATGCTTTCTTTACCTACGAGAGCACCGTAACAACGGATATTCGCGGTGGTCATTTTACGGCCGGAAAGAATGATTACTATCCAATTCCACAGCGGCAAATCGATCTGAGCACATCCAGCGGCAAGTCATCCCTAACGCAGAATCCGGGTTATAATTAA
- a CDS encoding FG-GAP repeat domain-containing protein — protein sequence MQRLSFLVYYGWLLVLAGTGLVAVSCQSGNDSSTTTQKTPVTNGEKLVQQYCSTCHLPVLPDALDKETWIKRVLPAMAPKLGLEVWQKTHYYQAPNATISLDDWTSLVTYYEKFAPEKPKKATPPVPLVNDWSIFKLVKPAEIKTEIATTTMVAIDSASQQIFSSNETSTGLYQWNSSLKATLVRTLPSPAVQASFNTDKTGYHHAVLTCLGTMRAVDRPMGEILDVPIGKAATASATPLASQLPRPIQSIPGDFDHDGLTDWLVCGFGHNSGGLYQLKQHPNHQFEKVIIKEVAGATQVITGDFNQDGWLDFMALFAHADEGIWLFTNDRKGGFSEQNLLKFPPVYGSTSFQLVDFNRDGQLDILYTCGDNSDYSRILKPFHGVYLFTNQGHNQYKQTYFYPINGCTKAIAADYDNDGDLDIATIAFFADLKNNPAETFIYFEQQKPVQFLPHAVPVSKYGRWICMDVNDWDHDGDLDIVLGNYSQGFLNEVGFKPTWNGYLPLVVLENKHTP from the coding sequence ATGCAAAGGCTATCTTTTCTCGTTTATTATGGTTGGTTACTTGTTCTGGCAGGGACTGGTCTTGTCGCTGTCAGTTGCCAATCCGGCAACGATTCGTCAACTACTACCCAAAAAACACCGGTTACTAACGGCGAAAAGCTAGTCCAGCAGTATTGCAGCACCTGTCATTTACCCGTTTTACCGGATGCCCTTGACAAAGAAACCTGGATCAAGCGAGTGTTGCCAGCGATGGCTCCCAAATTAGGGCTGGAGGTCTGGCAAAAGACCCATTATTATCAGGCACCGAATGCCACAATTTCGCTCGACGACTGGACAAGCCTTGTCACTTATTACGAAAAGTTTGCCCCCGAAAAGCCCAAAAAAGCGACACCACCGGTTCCGTTAGTCAATGACTGGTCTATTTTCAAGCTGGTCAAACCAGCCGAAATCAAAACGGAAATTGCCACGACAACGATGGTTGCTATTGATTCGGCCAGCCAACAGATTTTCTCCAGCAATGAAACCAGCACCGGGCTTTATCAATGGAATTCGTCATTAAAAGCAACCCTTGTCCGAACATTGCCTTCTCCTGCTGTTCAGGCCAGCTTTAATACTGATAAAACGGGTTATCATCACGCGGTACTTACCTGCCTGGGAACGATGCGGGCGGTTGATCGGCCCATGGGAGAAATCCTGGACGTTCCGATCGGCAAAGCCGCAACTGCATCAGCGACTCCACTGGCCAGTCAGCTCCCCCGCCCTATTCAGTCAATACCGGGCGACTTCGACCACGATGGTCTGACGGACTGGCTTGTTTGTGGCTTCGGGCATAATTCGGGCGGCTTGTACCAACTCAAACAACACCCCAACCACCAGTTCGAAAAGGTTATCATCAAGGAAGTCGCCGGTGCTACGCAGGTCATTACGGGTGATTTTAATCAGGATGGCTGGCTGGATTTTATGGCGTTGTTCGCTCATGCCGACGAAGGTATCTGGTTATTTACGAACGACCGGAAAGGCGGATTTTCGGAACAAAACCTACTTAAGTTTCCGCCTGTCTACGGGTCAACCAGCTTTCAGTTAGTCGATTTTAATCGGGATGGTCAATTGGACATCCTGTATACCTGTGGCGACAATAGCGACTATTCCCGAATTTTAAAGCCTTTTCACGGGGTTTACCTCTTCACCAATCAAGGCCACAATCAGTACAAACAAACCTATTTTTATCCCATCAACGGCTGCACAAAAGCCATTGCTGCCGACTACGACAACGATGGTGATCTGGACATTGCTACGATTGCCTTCTTCGCTGATTTAAAAAACAATCCTGCCGAAACATTCATCTATTTTGAGCAGCAAAAACCAGTTCAGTTTCTTCCCCATGCAGTTCCGGTGAGTAAGTATGGCCGCTGGATCTGCATGGACGTAAACGACTGGGATCACGACGGTGACCTCGACATTGTGTTAGGGAATTATTCGCAGGGATTTCTGAACGAAGTTGGCTTTAAACCTACCTGGAACGGCTATCTGCCGTTGGTTGTGCTGGAGAATAAACATACTCCATAA
- a CDS encoding DnaJ C-terminal domain-containing protein, which produces MDFIDYYSVLGIPKTASEDDIKKAYRKLARKHHPDLNPNDAEANKKFQQINEANEVLGNPENRKKYDQYGKDWQHAEQFEEARRQQQARQQYTQGGAGEDYDFSGGFGGADFSDFLSSLFGQEGGPGTGRRQANFRGQDYQADLHLTLHDAYTTHKQTLTVNEKNIRITVPAGIENGQKIKLAGYGAPGVNGGPNGDLYITFVITEDSRYKRKGNDLYVNEEIDLYTALLGGEKIIETLDGKVKVTVPPETQNGAKVRLKGKGFPVYKQDGTFGDLYVQWQIKLPTNLTDEQKELFRKLASL; this is translated from the coding sequence ATGGACTTTATCGATTATTACAGCGTCCTGGGCATTCCCAAAACGGCGTCGGAGGACGATATCAAGAAAGCGTACCGGAAACTAGCCAGAAAGCATCATCCGGATTTGAACCCGAACGATGCAGAAGCCAATAAAAAGTTTCAGCAAATTAACGAAGCGAATGAGGTTCTGGGTAATCCGGAAAATCGTAAAAAATACGACCAGTACGGTAAAGACTGGCAACACGCCGAACAGTTTGAGGAGGCCCGACGCCAACAGCAAGCGCGTCAGCAATACACGCAAGGTGGAGCCGGAGAAGACTATGATTTCTCGGGCGGTTTCGGTGGAGCCGATTTTTCCGATTTTTTATCGTCACTGTTTGGGCAGGAAGGCGGGCCCGGAACGGGTAGGCGGCAGGCAAATTTTCGTGGGCAGGACTACCAGGCCGACCTGCATCTTACCCTGCACGATGCCTATACAACGCATAAACAGACGCTGACAGTTAACGAAAAAAACATTCGCATTACCGTTCCTGCGGGTATCGAAAATGGCCAGAAAATAAAACTGGCTGGCTACGGGGCACCGGGCGTTAACGGTGGCCCTAACGGCGACCTTTATATTACGTTTGTCATTACGGAGGATAGCCGATACAAACGCAAGGGCAATGACCTGTACGTCAACGAAGAAATTGATCTGTATACAGCCCTGCTAGGTGGCGAGAAAATTATTGAAACGCTGGACGGGAAAGTAAAGGTGACCGTGCCGCCCGAAACGCAGAATGGTGCCAAGGTCAGGTTGAAGGGTAAAGGATTTCCCGTTTACAAGCAAGATGGGACATTTGGCGACCTATATGTTCAATGGCAGATAAAACTGCCCACAAACCTGACGGATGAACAAAAAGAACTATTCCGAAAATTAGCCAGCCTGTAA
- a CDS encoding chaperone modulator CbpM: protein MQPNNLISVTEFCVHHHIEVAFVHLLEQQGLVEIITIEQTIYLEPTQLGRLEKLVRLHQDLDIHPDDLDIVSDLLERVESLQNQLTQLQNRLVFYEQLDH, encoded by the coding sequence ATGCAACCCAACAACCTAATTTCTGTCACGGAATTCTGCGTGCATCACCATATTGAAGTCGCCTTTGTTCACTTGCTGGAACAGCAGGGACTCGTCGAAATCATTACGATTGAACAGACAATCTATCTGGAGCCAACTCAACTGGGCAGGCTGGAAAAACTAGTCCGGCTACATCAGGATCTCGATATTCACCCGGATGACCTGGATATTGTGAGCGATCTGCTGGAACGGGTGGAAAGTTTACAGAACCAATTGACGCAATTGCAGAATAGATTGGTATTCTATGAACAATTAGATCATTAA
- a CDS encoding sulfite oxidase-like oxidoreductase: MASFFNKGFGRRRESVSSERIPPGQYETRDFPVLTAGPTPRIPLTTWSFALEGLVETPIQWSWEQFNALPQQSFTNDIHCVTKWSKLDTHWEGVSIDTLLEHVNLKPEASHVMAYSYGDYTTNIPLDDLRHGKAFVGLRFEGQPLAPEHGGPARLVVPHLYFWKSAKWIKGLRFMEGDKPGFWERGGYSMYGDPWKEQRYRSDD; this comes from the coding sequence ATGGCTTCATTCTTCAACAAAGGCTTCGGGCGAAGACGCGAGTCGGTGTCCAGTGAACGAATTCCGCCGGGGCAGTACGAAACCCGCGACTTCCCGGTGCTAACCGCCGGGCCAACACCGCGTATTCCGCTCACTACCTGGTCGTTTGCGCTGGAGGGTCTGGTCGAAACGCCGATTCAATGGTCGTGGGAGCAATTCAATGCGCTTCCCCAGCAATCATTTACCAACGATATTCACTGCGTGACGAAATGGTCGAAGCTGGATACGCATTGGGAGGGTGTTAGCATCGATACGCTGCTCGAACATGTTAATCTGAAGCCGGAAGCCAGCCACGTCATGGCGTACTCCTACGGCGATTACACCACCAATATTCCGCTCGATGATCTTCGTCATGGAAAGGCATTTGTTGGCTTACGCTTTGAAGGACAACCGCTGGCTCCCGAACATGGCGGCCCTGCCCGATTGGTCGTTCCGCATCTGTATTTCTGGAAAAGTGCCAAATGGATTAAAGGATTACGTTTCATGGAAGGTGACAAGCCCGGCTTCTGGGAGCGCGGTGGTTACAGCATGTATGGCGACCCCTGGAAAGAGCAACGGTATCGCAGCGATGATTGA
- a CDS encoding ferredoxin reductase, translated as MEKIQWQIARVKAIVQETPNVKTFTLHLPQWIPHLPGQHYDLRLTAEDGYQAERSYSIASPPEKTGEIDLTVELIEDGEVSSYLHEGIEPGDPLEVRGPIGGYFVWKDNMANEPLLLIAGGSGVVPLMAMLRHRATIGAANPTTLLFSVRTADDAIYRDELERLAKQDSQFELIFTFTRKAPPGWTGYQRRVDQAMLADVLKRFEFQPNGFVCGPTLLVEQVANTLSDLGLPSTKIRTERFGPTGT; from the coding sequence ATGGAAAAAATTCAGTGGCAGATTGCACGGGTAAAGGCCATTGTGCAGGAAACGCCCAATGTAAAAACCTTTACCCTGCACTTACCTCAATGGATACCGCATCTGCCAGGTCAGCACTATGACCTTCGGCTGACGGCCGAGGATGGCTACCAGGCCGAACGGAGCTATTCGATCGCATCGCCCCCCGAGAAAACCGGCGAAATCGACCTTACAGTTGAATTGATCGAGGATGGAGAAGTATCGTCCTATCTGCACGAAGGAATCGAGCCGGGCGACCCGCTGGAAGTTCGAGGCCCTATTGGCGGCTATTTTGTCTGGAAAGACAACATGGCCAATGAACCGCTTCTGTTGATTGCTGGGGGCTCCGGAGTGGTGCCCCTGATGGCCATGCTTCGTCATCGGGCTACAATCGGCGCTGCCAATCCGACCACATTGCTATTTAGCGTTCGGACGGCCGACGATGCCATTTATCGGGACGAGCTGGAACGGTTGGCTAAACAGGATTCCCAGTTTGAGCTGATTTTTACGTTTACCCGGAAGGCCCCACCCGGCTGGACAGGTTATCAGCGTCGGGTTGATCAGGCGATGCTGGCCGATGTACTGAAGCGGTTCGAGTTTCAACCCAACGGTTTCGTTTGTGGACCAACCTTATTGGTCGAGCAGGTTGCTAACACGTTATCCGATTTGGGGTTACCATCCACAAAAATCCGGACCGAGCGGTTTGGGCCTACCGGAACGTAG
- a CDS encoding DUF6510 family protein: MITDTDTIDRALRLDGNAVAGELQMLLNLDVTVLQMTCSHCHKEGIFANLLAYVRGPGLVLRCPTCEGLILQLVKAPSGAILTVEGITADIKSTIIP; encoded by the coding sequence ATGATCACAGATACGGATACCATAGATCGAGCACTGCGGTTAGATGGCAATGCCGTGGCCGGCGAATTGCAAATGCTGCTAAATCTGGATGTTACCGTACTTCAGATGACGTGCAGCCATTGCCATAAAGAAGGCATCTTTGCGAACCTGCTGGCTTATGTCCGTGGGCCAGGTCTGGTGCTACGCTGTCCCACCTGCGAAGGCCTCATCCTGCAATTAGTAAAGGCTCCTTCGGGAGCGATCCTCACCGTGGAAGGAATAACGGCAGACATAAAGAGCACCATCATTCCGTAA